In one Nostoc sp. KVJ3 genomic region, the following are encoded:
- a CDS encoding chlorophyll a/b-binding protein, with translation MTNRGFTINERGQLNRFAIEPKVYVEENLHIGFTEYAEKLNGRLAMIGFISYIVLEVFTGHSLIGWLTSF, from the coding sequence ATGACAAATAGAGGCTTTACCATTAACGAACGCGGTCAACTCAACAGATTTGCGATTGAACCCAAGGTTTATGTTGAGGAAAACCTACACATAGGCTTCACCGAATATGCTGAAAAACTCAATGGTCGTTTGGCAATGATTGGTTTCATCTCATACATAGTTTTGGAAGTTTTCACCGGACACAGTTTGATTGGGTGGCTAACCAGCTTTTAG